The DNA region ttggagataagagtctcatgaattttcctgactgggctagctttgaaccctgatcctcagatcgtagTCTCCTGATTGctagagccatcagtgcccagcaaaaatattattttaataaagtagAGCTTGTTTTCTTCTAAGAAGTCCCTATAATTACTGGTAGTACTATCATTTCATATTTCTACATACCCAAGTCATCTTGATTTAATACACTGTGACCTATTTCCCTTCATTCTATGTTAGTCTCCACAAGTACAGCTGAACCCAAGGTTATATCTAGACTGAAGTcatttgtttgtgtgtgggggtAGGGGGTGAACTCAGAgcatgctcagggatagtgctctcccacttgagccacagctccacttccacctttttggtagtttattggagatagaagtctcacagattttcctgcccttgctggctttgacccatgatcctttGATCaaagccacctaagtagctaggattactggtgaaTCTCTGGTGCCAGTCTTTAAAGGGTGAATGTGCAAGTGCTGATTCAAGTGAAATCCGTTCCCTCCTTTGTTCTGTCCTTGCGAATTTTAGTTTTTATACTCTAGTCTTTTCCTAACTCCAATCAAGTTGTTGTCTAACTTTCCAGTCTATGGAAGGATAAACTTAAACTAATACTTATCTCAcaaatttcctcatttttctccactaaCTTTCTGGATGACCAAACAGCTTTTTATTATTTGAGAGTTTTCTTAAAGGGTCCATTGTAGCTCCAGGGCGACAGTGTGGGGAGGTGGTTTATGGGAATATTGGATATGTGCCCTTAAAGGGCATTGTGAAGTCTCAGGTTTATCCTCTGTTCCTGGTATGAAATGCTGTCATTTTATTGTTGCCACCATTGATAGTGATTTTTGCTGTGTGCCATGTTATGCTGTGCTATGATGTCAGAGGTAAGGTTTCAGTTTAGAACTGAGCTGATGTCAGTGTCACAACTTTGAACTTACAAAACCATGAGCTAAAGaaacctttctttaatttataaGTAGCCGAATTCTGGTAGTTTGTTGTAGTAATATAAAGCTGTCTAATGCACAACTTTTGCCAGACTCTTGAGATACTTCTAAAAATGCAATCCATTTATTCAAGCTCATTATATCTCTATCGCTTTGCTTCTTCACCAGACTTTAAAGTTATGTGCATATAATGGTGGCCTCTAAACACAAATGTATAGATTGCTCATTATCTTATTTTAGATTCAGAGACTCTCGAGACATCATTAATGGTAGTGTAAAACTTTCTGAGATTGGTGCGCGGTGGGACACTCCCTCATGACAGCAGCGGCCACACAAGGGCACAGTGCATTGGTGACTGAGCTGCGAGCTTGGCTGCCGTGCGCCTAGCCACAGCCCAGCCCCCGCGTGcgtccccgccccctgcccccccccaccccccagctctgctctcCTGGTGCGGTGCCGGTGCTGAGCCCGCCCAGGCCGGGACGATGGTCAAGTATTTCCTGGGCCAGAGCGTGCTCCGAAGTTCCTGGGACCGAGTGTTCACCTCCTTCTGGCAGCGGTACCCGAACCCCTACAGCAAACATGTCTTGAGGGAAGACCTAGTACACCGGGAGGTCACCCCTGACCGGAAGCTTCGGTCCTGGAGCCTCCCGACCAATACCAACAGGATGCCCCGCTGGGCGGAGCGACGGTTTCCTGCCAACGTTGCCCACTCGGTATACATCCTGCACGACTCCATTGTGGACCCACAGAATCAGACCATGACCGCTTTCACCTGGAACATCCACCACGCCCGGCTGATGGTGTGGCTCGGCGGTAGAGCCCCGAGTGCGAGCATGGCGGTGTGTTTCACGGCCTGCACAGGTGGTGGAGGAACGGTGCGTTTACTGCGTGAATGACAGCAGCGGGGAAGCCTGGGTCTCCTCCATCTTGTTTGCTGTCAGGAGTTCGGTCTTGCCCGGCCGGTTCAAAAGCAACGGAACCAAGACGATGAAAGGCTTTGAGTACATCCTGGCCAAGCTACAAGCTGAGCCCCCTTCCAGAACATTTGTGGAGACAGCCAAGGAAGCCAAGGAGAAAGCCAAGGAGATGGCACTGGCAGCTACAGAAAAGGCCAAGGACCTGGCCAAACAATGCCGCCAGcaagcagcagctgctgcagCTGTTTGTCTCATGGTCCAACCCCGCCCTCCCCATAATTCACGATTGAAAATCAACttcagtgagccagacccaaagaaacatgactctatggtttccctcataaggaataattagcacaggtttaggctagtcacagcagaggatcacaagagcccaatagctatgcccttatgaacacataaaatgatgctaagtgaaatgaactccatgttatggaaacgactgttagattactgttgtaattactttcaacatgcgatgtgaaaccgtagcttctattgttgatgatcttcttgtatccccttcctgtggttgtcctgcactatctctgtatctcatctaatttaccctggatactgtatatactggtattagaattaggaaagtgaaagggaatatcaaaatcgagagacaaaggataaaaaggcaaacgactccaaaagcaatacttacaaaaccatttggtgtaaatcaactgatcaactcatggggggaagggaaaggaggagggggagggggaatgaggaatgagggaggaggtaacaaacagtacaagaaatgtaccaaggcctaacgtatgaaactgtaacctctctgtacatcactttgacaataaataagaaaaaaaataagggaaaaaaatcaacttcaGTCCTCTGTGCTGTCTGGGTggtgggctggggcaggggtcCCGCATGGCCACTGTGACTCGCCAGGCCGTATCCGAGTCCACGCCGGGCCTGCatgtcccccccctcccacccacccccgggGGCCGCTGCAGGTGTGTGTGATTTGCTGAGGGGGTGCAGAAGGCTAGACTGTGTGCCCCGCGAGGGCAGGCGCCTTGCTTTTCTCTTATGTGTCCCAAGAACCTGAAACAATAGCTAACACATAACAGGCGATCAATAAATgcctttcaattaaaaaaattacagagaTTAAATCCATAAGGAAACATAGTTTTCTGTGTCCTATGCAGTTTAATTTTATGTTCACCCACACTCAGATAAACAGATCAGGTAGCAGATTTAAAAAACCTCAAAAGCTGGAGAATTGTGAAACACAGTTCTAATTTTAGGGACTACTTATAGTAGCATATTCTTCTCTGTTTTACAAAATATAACTGTACACCTGAATGAGTGTTTCTAAGCAATTTAGGCAATTATATTAAACTTTACTCAAATGGAAAATAAGAATATGATATTAAATAATAGCCacaatattttctcaaatattttggaACCTGTGGACACTTTACTcatattagttaaaaaaaaattcacaattttACCACAAGGTTTAAAATCAGCAAGAATATAAGTATGTGTAAAATTACTTAACAAAATCTTCCTATGCCCAATAAAGTCTTTGACAAGGTTTTCATAGTCACCCATGATTAATAAAAGTTAAGATCTTAAAAGTTAAACTACATTGATATTATATTCATCTaacctttacttttatttttaaatcctaaaCCTAAGATAATTGGAGAAAATTTTCCTCAGTGTTTCAACTCAAAACTATCCAA from Perognathus longimembris pacificus isolate PPM17 chromosome 28, ASM2315922v1, whole genome shotgun sequence includes:
- the LOC125344044 gene encoding PRELI domain-containing protein 1, mitochondrial-like, which codes for MVKYFLGQSVLRSSWDRVFTSFWQRYPNPYSKHVLREDLVHREVTPDRKLRSWSLPTNTNRMPRWAERRFPANVAHSVYILHDSIVDPQNQTMTAFTWNIHHARLMVVEERCVYCVNDSSGEAWVSSILFAVRSSVLPGRFKSNGTKTMKGFEYILAKLQAEPPSRTFVETAKEAKEKAKEMALAATEKAKDLAKQCRQQAAAAAAVCLMVQPRPPHNSRLKINFNKQIR